The sequence below is a genomic window from Streptomyces sudanensis.
CGCCCCCGCGGCGTGGCGGCTTCGCGCGAGGTCCCAGGCCGCGGCCGACCACGCGGCCCACGCCTCCTCCCACTCCCGGCGCTCGCCCCGCACGATCCGGCCGACCAGTGCGGTCACCACGTCGCCCGCGTCGTCCCAGCGGCGCGCGAACCCGTCCCGCAGCCGCCCGTCCGGGTCGTGGTGGACCAGGAACTCCTCCAGGTGGGAGACGTACGAGTAGTGGCCGCCGACGAGCCCCTGGGGGTGGGCCGCGGTGTGGGCGGCGAGCGCCGCGACGGCGAGGTGGACGCGCGCCCGGGCGCCGTCGCCGTGCGCGCCCAGGAAGCCGGCGCCGGCGCGCAGCGCGGCCAGCCCGCCGCGCAGCAGGTCGTCCCGCAGGGCCGCGCCGTCGGCGCCGAGCAGACCGCGCAAGGGGGTCCGGTCGACCCGCTCGACGCGCACGGTGTTGTCCGCCACGACCGGGCCGTAGGGCGGGGCGACGAGTTCGGCGCGGCCCGCTTCCGCGGCCCGCGCGAGCAGTTCGCCCTCGGTGAGGTCGCTGCGCGAGGGGTGGTCGCGGACCCAGGCGCGCAGGGCGCGGGCGGCCTCCCGCGCGGCCGGGCCGACGTCCCGCGCGGAACCCTCCAGGCGCAGCCGCACGTGGGGGCCGTGCAGCCAGTGCCGTTCGACGTGGGCGGCCAGGCCCCGGGCCGCCTGGGCCCCGGCGAGCGGGAGCACCGCCTCGCGCAGCAGCGGCGCCTTGACGGGTTCGCGGTAGTAGGCGACCACGTCGAGGACGGCGGTCCGCCGGGGGTGCGCGGTGGGCACGGTGTTCGCCTCGGTTCTCCGGTGGGGGCGGGTCATGACGGGCGGCGGGGCCGGTAGGTCTCCAGGACGAGTTCCACCGCCCGGACCGGCGCGTCCCACCCGCCGGGCGCGGGCAGCGCCTCCTCCAGGACCACCCCGCCGGGGTGGCGGGAGAGCCACCTGGACAGGCAGCGCAGGTGCAGCGCGTTGCCCAGGTCGGCGAAGTGCGGCTTGGGGAGGCTCAGCCGGGTCAGGAAGTCGTCGGCCGCGCGGCCCGTCGGCGCCGTGAGGACGGGGTGCAGGAAGACCTGGTCGGGAAGGGCGAGCAGGGCCCGCCACCGGGCGGCGGCCTCCGCCGGGACGTCGCCGGCGGCGGCCAGCTCGTCGCGCAGCGCGCGCACGACGCCGGACGGCAGCAGCCAGCGCCGGCGGAGCAGGACGACGTGCCGGTGGCGCAGCCGGGGGCTGCGCACCACGGATCCGCCCGGGGCCCGCACCGTGTGACGGGGCACCAGGGAGCGGAAGTCCACCACGCCGTGGGGGTGGTCGGACAGGTGGGCCGCGATGCGGCGCGGCAGCATCACCGGGGCGAGGAAACCGCAGTACAGGACGTCCAGGGCGGCACCGGTGGCCCGCACCCGGAACCGCACCTGGTCGGTGGCCTCGTCGTGGAAGAGCTCCAGTTCGTCCTCCGCGATCGACGCCGCCCCGCGGTCGGGGCCGATCTCGTCGGGGACGAGGAGGGGGTGGAGGTTGGCGTTGAAGCCGTTCACGGGACGGATCTGGGCGGCCCGCGGCCCGGCGCCGCGTCCCGGGCCGCCGCCTCCGTCCCCGTGGTCCCCGGCCGGGTGCTCGTGGCCCCCGGCCGGGTGCCGTACCGGCGCGGAGCCCGTACCGGCACCCCCGTCCGCCGCCCCGTACCCCAGGCCGCGGCGGATCTGCCGCGCCACCCTCTCGCCGGCCCGCGGGTCCAGGGCGTCCAGGAAGCGGCTGGTGAAGCGGCCCCAGCCGCCGTAGACGTGGTTGACGCAGAGCAGCCCACCGGCCGGATCGCGCTGGAGGAAGTAGGCGTGGCTGACGGGCCGCCGCGTCGCCCAGCGCGGCAGCCGCGCTCCCAGGCCCGCGACGAGGCCGGGCGGCAGGACGACGTCGTCGTCCGGCCCGGTGGCCGGCGTCCCGCCCGCCCGCGCCTCCCGCACGGCGCCGGCGACCTCCTCGCGCAGGGCGGCGAGCTCGGCGCCGCCGGTGGGGAACGCGGCGCCGTCCTCCTCGCGCAGGGCGGCGATGCGCCCCGCCCGCTCCCACGCCCCGGCGACGTCGGCACCGAACTCCCAGGGGTGGGCGCAGCGCCCGCCGGGGCCGTACCGCTCGACGAAGCGGTCCCGGACGACGCGCCGTATCAGGTGGCCGAGGTCGAACAGCTCGGCGAGCGCGGAGACCTCGGCGAGCGCCTCGTGGTCGGCGTCGCCGAGGAACCCGTCGAGGCGCAGCGGCTCCGGTGCGACGACGTCCTCCGACAGGAGGTTCAGCGGGGCCGATCCGGCCGGGACGGGGCGGCCGTTGTCCGCGAGCAACCCGGCCCAGCGGTCCGCGAGTTCGGCGAGCACACCGGGGCGCAGGCGGGCCGGGGAGGCGGCGAACCGGGCGACGAGCGCCGCCAGTTCGTCGATGCGGTCCGCCTGGGCGAGGTCCTCGGCGCGGACGGGGTCCCCGGCGCCGGCCGCGCCGAGGGCGCGCAGCCACGCGGACAGGCCGGCCAGGGGGTCGGCGTCCTGGGGCGGGACCGGATCGGTGGGGACGAGGAGACCGGCCTCGGCGAGGCGCTCCACGAAGGCGGTGGCGGCGGCGAGGTTCCCCTCCCCGGTCTCCCCGGCCTTCTCGGCTTCCCCGGCTTCCCCGGCCTCCCCGGCCTCCCCGGCCTTCTCGGCTTCCCCGGTCTGCCCGCGTCCCGCGCTCCCCGGACCGGGCGCGGGCAGGGCGGAGGCGAGCACCCGGGCCAGCTCGTGGAGCGGGGCGGGGGTGCGGGCGCGGTCGGTGAGCAGGCGGAGGGGGCCGCCGAAGGCCACCTCCACCTCGTCCTCGTCGGTGACGAGGTAGCGTCCCCCGGCGAAGACGGCCCGGTCGCGCGCGTACGTGGCGCGGCCGTCGGCGACCCGGGCGGTGCTGACGATGCGGTGGGGGCGCGCGGCGCGGCGGTGCGGCCGGTCCAGGAGGGCGGCGGTGAGGGCGGCCGTGAGGGCGCGGTTGACGGTGACCGTCGCGCGCAGCGGGCCGTCGAGGAGCGCCGCGTGCCCCCAGGACCGCACCGGGGGGCGCGACGCCGACGGCTGCGGCAGGGGGCCCCAGCCGACGGCGGTGAACCACGACAGGGGGCTGGTCTTGGTACTGGCCCTCAGGGCGTGGCGCAGCACGGTGGCCTCCTCCTTGCGGGCCCTGCGGTCGTCGGCGCCCGTACCGGCCCGCTCGACGGCGCGCAGCAGGTCGGCGCTGGTGAGGGCGACGGCACGGGCCAGGGCCGGCTCCCGGCACAGGGCGGCCAGGGCCGAGCGCTCGGCCGCCAGGGCGCGGGGGGCGGCGAGGCCCAGTTCGGCGAGCAGGGCGGCGCGGCGCTCCCGCAGGGCGAGCCACAGGGAGAGCCGGGGCAGCCGCCCGGGCAGGTCGCCGAGCCGGTCCAGGAGGGCGGGCCGCGGGGCGCGCCCGTTGTGCACCGCGCGCCGCAGCGGCAGGACGACGTCCCGGTGGAAGTCCCGCGGGTGGCCGTCGAGGCTGGCGTACAGGTCGTCGCAGAGGGGGCCGGCGAGGTCCGCGAGCCTCCCGTCCAGCTCCGCCAGGCGGCCGGTCAGCGCCCGGAACTCCGCCGCGGCCGGCGTCTGGGCCGGGTACGCCGACACGGTGGCGCGGACGAGCGCGTACGGAGCCGGGTGCACGAGCCGGCCGGCGGTGTGCGCTCCGGTACCGGCGGCGGCCTCCGCGCCCTCGGCGTACGGCATGCGCGTCCCCTCCCTTTCGTCGTCCCGAGCCCGCCGCGGGGCGCACACCGGGTGCGTCCCGCGGCGGGGTGATCGGACCCCGGGGGCCGGGCCCGCGGTCGGGGAACCCGGCCCGGGGCACGGATGTCCTGCCTGGAGCGGGAGGTCCGGCGGTCGCGGGGCGGCGCACGGGGACGACCCGCGGGAACAGGAACCGGCTCCGGGGGAGGCGCCGCCCCCGGGAAGCGCGACGGTGCCGCGCGTCGAGGTCACGGTGAACTCGCCCGGATCCGGGTCCGCGAGGCCGAGACCCGCGATGCCGGTGGTGCCGGGCACGAACGCCTCCCCGGGACCGCCGCGGCGGCGGAGGGCGCCCGCGCCGGTCAGCCCGCGGCGAGCGGGCCGGTCTCCACCTGCGGCTGGGCGCAGGACGACGAGGCCTGGCAGGAGCAGGACCCCCACGACGCGCCGCCCTCGGGGAGTGCGGCGGTGTCGCGCATGGAGGTGACGGTCAGGTCGCCGAGGTCCAGCTCCAGGTCCTGCAGGTCGAAGCCGGGGGCGGGGGTGAGGTCGGACATGCGGAGCTCCTTCGATGAGGGGCGGAAGCCGAACGGCACCGAACGGACGGCGCCGGATGGAGCCTTGCGGTCCAGGGAAGACGCGTCCCTCCGGCCGAATCACCGGAGGAACGCCCACGACCGCAAGTGATCAAGCATGCGCGGTCCGACTATATGTCCACTCCTGGGTCTTCCAAGGATCTTCATAACCCCCTTCGCGATTTGGCCGGTTCGCTTCCCTGGCCGATAAGCGACACCGATGCGTTCACGCCATACGCGGAATCGAACTGGCTGCTCCCCGCCTTGCGGACGGAGCGCCCGTGCGCACGCCGCCGCCTCCGGCGGCCGGGGACGCGATCCCTCCGGATGCCGCCACCGGACAGGGGGGTCGCGGATGCCTCCCGTATGCCGACGGTGCTCTCGTTCAAGCCACGGCGTGTGCGGAGTCCGGAGCCGATCGCACCGGCCCGCGACCGGTCCGGAGCTGTCCCCGGAGGCGCTGCGGTCCCCCGGGGAGGCCGCTCCCCGGCGGGCCGCGTCTCCGGCGGCTCCTCCGGCCGCAAGGCGCGGGCGGCTCTCAAAGGTGATTTCCAGACAACTCGCAGGAGCGGTCCCGCAGGAGCCCGCGCCCCGACGGCGGCCGGAAGCGCCACCGCTCCCGGCCGCCGCCCGAGACGACCGGGCGGCGGCCCCGCCCGTACCGGTACGACGCCGGCACCCGTCGCCGCCACGCCGGCGGCCGGACACGGAAGGACCCGTCCGCATCCACGGCGCAGGAGGTCCCCGGNCCCGCGGCCGTGCCCGCCCCGCCCGCCGGAGCGAGGACGCNGGGGCGCGNNNNNNNCCGCCGCCGGGGCGGGAGGCGCGGGGAGACCGCCGGCGGAGGAAAAGCCTCCCGCCGTACATCCATGGGGCCGGTTCGTGAGT
It includes:
- a CDS encoding lantibiotic dehydratase C-terminal domain-containing protein, translating into MPTAHPRRTAVLDVVAYYREPVKAPLLREAVLPLAGAQAARGLAAHVERHWLHGPHVRLRLEGSARDVGPAAREAARALRAWVRDHPSRSDLTEGELLARAAEAGRAELVAPPYGPVVADNTVRVERVDRTPLRGLLGADGAALRDDLLRGGLAALRAGAGFLGAHGDGARARVHLAVAALAAHTAAHPQGLVGGHYSYVSHLEEFLVHHDPDGRLRDGFARRWDDAGDVVTALVGRIVRGERREWEEAWAAWSAAAWDLARSRHAAGADLHGSPEEYRVRAAATGDAATAERWDRDARTRYSEFHRLLHRSDPHGTMWDRPDYLVHRACTNALYRLLAICDVRPLERYLAAYLVTRTVPALTGHDWRTRLGAAVDAVEGRR
- a CDS encoding lantibiotic dehydratase, with the protein product MPYAEGAEAAAGTGAHTAGRLVHPAPYALVRATVSAYPAQTPAAAEFRALTGRLAELDGRLADLAGPLCDDLYASLDGHPRDFHRDVVLPLRRAVHNGRAPRPALLDRLGDLPGRLPRLSLWLALRERRAALLAELGLAAPRALAAERSALAALCREPALARAVALTSADLLRAVERAGTGADDRRARKEEATVLRHALRASTKTSPLSWFTAVGWGPLPQPSASRPPVRSWGHAALLDGPLRATVTVNRALTAALTAALLDRPHRRAARPHRIVSTARVADGRATYARDRAVFAGGRYLVTDEDEVEVAFGGPLRLLTDRARTPAPLHELARVLASALPAPGPGSAGRGQTGEAEKAGEAGEAGEAGEAEKAGETGEGNLAAATAFVERLAEAGLLVPTDPVPPQDADPLAGLSAWLRALGAAGAGDPVRAEDLAQADRIDELAALVARFAASPARLRPGVLAELADRWAGLLADNGRPVPAGSAPLNLLSEDVVAPEPLRLDGFLGDADHEALAEVSALAELFDLGHLIRRVVRDRFVERYGPGGRCAHPWEFGADVAGAWERAGRIAALREEDGAAFPTGGAELAALREEVAGAVREARAGGTPATGPDDDVVLPPGLVAGLGARLPRWATRRPVSHAYFLQRDPAGGLLCVNHVYGGWGRFTSRFLDALDPRAGERVARQIRRGLGYGAADGGAGTGSAPVRHPAGGHEHPAGDHGDGGGGPGRGAGPRAAQIRPVNGFNANLHPLLVPDEIGPDRGAASIAEDELELFHDEATDQVRFRVRATGAALDVLYCGFLAPVMLPRRIAAHLSDHPHGVVDFRSLVPRHTVRAPGGSVVRSPRLRHRHVVLLRRRWLLPSGVVRALRDELAAAGDVPAEAAARWRALLALPDQVFLHPVLTAPTGRAADDFLTRLSLPKPHFADLGNALHLRCLSRWLSRHPGGVVLEEALPAPGGWDAPVRAVELVLETYRPRRPS
- a CDS encoding thiazolylpeptide-type bacteriocin yields the protein MSDLTPAPGFDLQDLELDLGDLTVTSMRDTAALPEGGASWGSCSCQASSSCAQPQVETGPLAAG